A DNA window from Hoplias malabaricus isolate fHopMal1 chromosome 5, fHopMal1.hap1, whole genome shotgun sequence contains the following coding sequences:
- the kif3b gene encoding kinesin-like protein KIF3B gives MSKSKSSESVKVVVRCRPMNEKERTANYERVVSVDVKLGQVSVRNPRGASSHEHPKVFTFDSVYDWNSKQLDLYDETFRPLVDSVLLGFNGTIFAYGQTGTGKTYTMEGIRNDPERRGVIPNSFEHIFTHISRSQNQQYLVRASYLEIYQEEIRDLLSKDQSRRLELKERPDTGVYVKDLSSFVTKSVREIEHVMNVGNQNRSVGATNMNEHSSRSHAIFVITIECSELGPDGENHIRVGKLNLVDLAGSERQTKTGAQGERLKEATKINLSLSALGNVISALVDGKSTHIPYRDSKLTRLLQDSLGGNARTVMVANIGPASYNVEETLTTLRYSNRAKNIKNKPRINEDPKDALLREFQEEIARLKEQLEKRSGKKRRKRRRRKVGENGEELDDDEDEVDDEEEDETDGDKNIIDYWREQQEKLEKERKAIMEDHSLVAEDKQRLLREKERKMDDLHREKEASDMLAAKVKAMESKLLVGGKNIVDHTNEQQRILEQKRHEIAEQKRREREMQQEMECRDEETLELKETYSSLQQEVDIKTKKLKKLFAKLQAVKAEIHDVQEEHIKERQDLEQTQNELTRELKLKHLIIENFIPLEEKNKIVMRATFDEEDDTWKMRPITRIPDDQQMMTRPMSAVGYRRPLSHHARMAMMMRPDARYRAENILMLELDLPSRTTKDYEEPVIAPKVAAALEDALREEDEIQVDASGFYANMSASPGLGPGTMAGSFSKKPKSGRPKTGKKVSTPTSAHSPSGSGSPLYPQSRGLVPK, from the exons ATGTCCAAGAGCAAGAGCTCAGAATCTGTGAAGGTTGTGGTGCGTTGTCGCCCCATGAACGAAAAGGAGCGTACTGCCAACTATGAAAGGGTGGTCTCTGTAGATGTAAAGCTAGGTCAGGTCTCAGTACGTAATCCTAGAGGTGCATCTTCTCATGAGCATCCTAAAGTGTTCACTTTTGACTCAGTTTATGACTGGAATTCAAAGCAGCTCGACCTCTATGATGAGACGTTCAGACCATTAGTGGACTCTGTTTTGCTGGGGTTCAATGGCACCATTTTTGCTTACGGGCAGACTGGCACCGGGAAGACATACACAATGGAAGGGATACGCAACGATCCTGAGAGGAGAGGAGTCATCCCGAACTCTTTTGAGCACATTTTCACTCACATCTCTCGCTCACAGAACCAGCAGTATCTGGTCAGGGCGTCTTACCTGGAGATCTACCAGGAAGAGATTAGGGACCTCTTATCCAAGGACCAGTCCCGTCGCTTGGAGCTAAAAGAACGGCCTGACACAGGAGTCTATGTCAAAGATCTTTCTTCATTTGTCACTAAAAGTGTTAGGGAGATTGAACATGTTATGAATGTTGGCAACCAGAACCGTTCAGTTGGGGCCACTAATATGAATGAGCATAGTTCTCGTTCCCATGCCATATTTGTAATCACTATTGAGTGCAGTGAGCTGGGCCCAGATGGGGAGAACCATATCAGGGTTGGGAAGCTTAACTTGGTTGACCTGGCAGGAAGTGAAAGGCAGACAAAGACTGGTGCACAAGGTGAACGTTTAAAGGAGGCAACTAAGATCAACCTCTCTCTGTCAGCTTTGGGTAACGTTATTTCTGCACTGGTGGATGGGAAAAGCACCCACATTCCATACAGAGACTCTAAACTCACACGACTTCTCCAGGACTCACTAGGAGGAAATGCTAGAACAGTTATGGTGGCCAACATTGGACCAGCCTCCTACAATGTGGAGGAGACGCTCACTACACTGCGGTATTCCAACCGTGCCAAGAACATCAAGAACAAACCACGCATCAACGAAGACCCCAAGGATGCTCTTCTACGGGAATTCCAGGAGGAGATTGCTCGTCTAAAGGAACAGCTGGAGAAACGCTCAGggaagaaaagaaggaaaaggAGGAGAAGGAAGGTAGGGGAGAATGGAGAGGAGctggatgatgatgaagatgaagttGATGATGAGGAAGAAGATGAGACGGATGGGGATAAGAACATCATTGATTATTGGCGGGAACAGCAGGAGAAgctggagaaagagaggaaagccATCATGGAGGACCACAGTCTGGTGGCCGAGGACAAACAGCGACTGCtccgagagaaagagaggaaaatggATGATCTACATAGAGAAAAAGAGGCATCAGACATGCTGGCAGCCAAAGTCAAG GCCATGGAGAGCAAACTGCTTGTTGGAGGAAAGAACATTGTTGACCACACTAATGAGCAACAGAGAATTCTGGAGCAGAAAAGACATGAGATAGCAGAACAG AAAAGACGTGAGCGAGAAATGCAGCAAGAGATGGAGTGTCGCGATGAAGAGACACTTGAGCTGAAGGAGACATACAGCTCTCTTCAACAAGAAGTAGACATCAAAACCAAGAAACTGAAAAAG ctcTTTGCAAAGCTACAAGCAGTGAAGGCAGAGATACACGATGTCCAAGAAGAGCACATTAAAGAGAGGCAGGATTTGGAGCAGACACAAAATGAGCTGACTCGAGAACTCAAACTAAA GCATTTGATCATTGAGAACTTTATTCCGTTGGAGGAGAAAAACAAGATTGTCATGAGAGCCACCTTTGATGAAGAGGATGACACCTGGAAGATGAGACCCATCACTCGCATTCCTGA tgatCAGCAGATGATGACGAGACCGATGTCTGCAGTGGGCTACAGAAGACCTCTGAGTCACCATGCTCGCATGGCCATGATGATGCGGCCCGATGCGAGATACAGA gctgaaAATATCCTAATGCTGGAGCTGGACCTGCCCTCCCGCACTACTAAAGATTATGAAGAGCCTGTGATTGCTCCTAAGGTGGCGGCAGCCTTAGAGGACGCCCTAAGGGAGGAAGATGAGATCCAAGTAGATGCGTCTGGCTTCTATGCCAACATGAGCGCCAGCCCAGGCTTGGGCCCTGGCACCATGGCAGGGAGCTTCTCCAAGAAGCCAAAGTCAGG CCGTCCCAAAACAGGCAAGAAGGTGAGCACTCCCACATCAGCCCACAGCCCCTCCGGCTCAGGATCCCCTCTGTACCCCCAGTCCCGTGGCCTCGTGCCCAAATGA
- the LOC136696675 gene encoding protein-L-isoaspartate O-methyltransferase domain-containing protein 2: MGGAVSAGEDNDELIDNLKEAHYIRSDLVERAFRAIDRADYYLEEYRDSAYKDLAWRHGNLHLSAPCIYSEVMEALELQPGLSLLNLGSGTGYLSTMVGLILGPFGVNHGVELHADVVEYAYKKLDYFIKTSDSFDKFEFCEPSFVVGNCLEIPPDSRQYDRVYCGAGVQKEYENYMKNLLKVGGILVLPLEEKLTKITRTGQNTWETKKIIAVTFAPLVQPKQSNGRGKSVPLPIFEVRTLQDLARICIRHALRQPMVVAEGRTKRRVSFPGARAMHRYGPRFERRRFCRRFYRQCVNSVVLHDSMIPTPAMDECHFPGGVEEEEEEAEEEEDRGCRRAGEDLPEEEEEEEESTTGDEEEKSKGGCVRPEPPVNLLRERILGLPLPEPLKMYLLYYRDK, from the exons ATGGGTGGTGCAGTCAGCGCTGGAGAGGACAACGATGAGCTGATTGACAACCTGAAGGAGGCTCACTACATCCGCTCAGACCTGGTGGAAAGAGCCTTTCGAGCCATTGACCGAGCTGATTATTATCTGGAGGAGTATCGGGACAGCGCCTACAAAGACTTGGCCTGGAGGCATGGCAATCTCCACCTTTCTGCTCCCTGCATCTACTCTGAGGTAATGGAGGCCCTGGAGCTGCAACCTGGACTGTCCCTCCTTAACCTAGGCAGTGGCACGGGATATCTCAGCACCATGGTGGGCCTCATTCTGG GTCCATTTGGAGTGAATCATGGTGTAGAGTTGCATGCAGATGTGGTGGAATATGCCTACAAGAAACTCGACTACTTCATCAAAACCAGCGACAGCTTTGACAA GTTTGAGTTTTGTGAGCCCTCCTTCGTGGTGGGGAACTGCCTGGAAATCCCTCCAGATAGCCGACAATACGACAGAGTCTACTGTGGAGCTGGAGTTCAAAAGGAATACGAGAACTACATGAAGAACCTGTTGAAGGTTGGCGGAATCTTAGTGCTCCCTTTAGAGGAGAAG CTGACTAAGATCACCCGCACAGGTCAGAATACTTGGGAGACCAAGAAAATCATCGCTGTGACCTTTGCTCCACTGGTGCAGCCCAAACAAAGCAATGGAAGAGGAAAGAGTGTGCCCCTGC CCATCTTTGAGGTGCGGACGCTGCAGGATCTGGCACGCATCTGTATCCGGCACGCCCTGCGGCAGCCTATGGTGGTTGCAGAGGGCCGTACTAAGAGGAGGGTCTCGTTCCCTGGTGCTCGAGCCATGCACCGCTACGGCCCACGCTTTGAACGCCGCCGCTTCTGCCGCCGCTTCTACCGGCAGTGTGTCAACTCCGTGGTGCTCCACGACTCCATGATCCCCACGCCCGCCATGGACGAGTGCCACTTTCCgggaggagtggaggaggaagaggaggaagctgaggaggaagaggataGGGGCTGCCGGCGGGCAGGGGAAGACCTtccggaggaggaggaggaggaagaggagagcaCCACCGGAGACGAAGAGGAGAAGAGCAAGGGCGGCTGTGTGAGGCCTGAGCCGCCCGTCAACCTTCTGAGGGAGAGGATCCTGGGACTGCCTTTACCTGAGCCTCTCAAGATGTACCTTCTGTATTATCGCGACAAATGA